A single window of uncultured Pseudodesulfovibrio sp. DNA harbors:
- a CDS encoding methyl-accepting chemotaxis protein, whose protein sequence is MKKNVLRLTIAFAVYILGVFLFSGYEYLSTKNQVLHATDEQLKNAAHIVPAIIGRDYHVDLSAKQSDMQTYTGILSSLNDAIKNTNIVNLYSMIKINGEVFYTSCNASRDDIAARDYIKFMAPCVDASSTLKNIFSSNKTIFKDYENSDGSFHCILVPFTASDGTRYVTEADIRMNDINDMLFSRALVSIGKGFALLLLLIPILWASWKNTKEEKAFLHAEIDKGMQEIGELNENLVKQIEAAKEHEQQAIRAKKTAEEAQTHAEQAGITARHEAAVTLEDSSHHLSIASEQLAAQVQQVAQGAETQKLRTLETAAAMEEMNATVFEVASNASTAAEKTDNAKVVAESGLTVVEEVITAIGTVSDRTEAMRESLHSLGERALGIGEIINVINDIADQTNLLALNAAIEAARAGEAGRGFSVVADEVRKLAEKTMSATKEVESTIGSIQKLTESNIAHMNDTNEVVSLTTGLAEKAGQELQDIVELVNDSSDRVRSIATASEEQSAASEEINRAADEINSISTETAEGMGQATEAIMDLAAQSVQLKALIASLKSE, encoded by the coding sequence ATGAAAAAGAATGTACTTCGACTGACCATTGCTTTTGCCGTATATATACTCGGCGTCTTCCTTTTCTCTGGATACGAATACCTTTCCACCAAAAATCAAGTATTACATGCAACAGATGAACAACTCAAAAATGCCGCACATATCGTTCCCGCAATCATCGGACGGGACTATCATGTCGATCTTTCTGCAAAACAGTCTGACATGCAAACTTACACCGGCATTCTTTCCAGCTTGAATGACGCTATTAAGAACACAAACATCGTCAACCTATACTCGATGATCAAAATAAACGGCGAAGTCTTTTATACGAGTTGTAACGCTTCTCGCGATGACATTGCGGCAAGAGACTACATTAAATTCATGGCTCCTTGTGTTGATGCAAGTTCAACGCTAAAAAATATATTTTCTTCCAACAAGACGATATTTAAAGATTATGAAAACAGCGATGGAAGCTTTCATTGCATATTGGTTCCTTTCACGGCCTCGGATGGCACCCGGTATGTCACCGAAGCCGACATCAGAATGAACGACATCAATGACATGCTCTTTTCGCGAGCTCTCGTATCCATTGGGAAAGGGTTCGCCCTCCTTCTTCTTCTCATTCCCATTCTCTGGGCGTCATGGAAAAACACCAAAGAGGAAAAAGCATTTCTCCATGCTGAAATAGACAAAGGTATGCAGGAAATTGGGGAACTAAACGAAAATCTTGTCAAACAGATCGAAGCAGCAAAAGAGCATGAGCAGCAAGCCATACGAGCTAAAAAAACAGCCGAAGAAGCGCAAACACACGCGGAACAGGCCGGGATTACCGCACGACATGAGGCAGCAGTGACATTGGAAGATTCATCGCACCACCTTTCCATCGCCAGCGAACAACTTGCCGCTCAAGTTCAACAGGTTGCACAAGGTGCCGAAACTCAAAAACTCAGAACGCTTGAAACCGCAGCGGCAATGGAAGAAATGAACGCAACGGTATTTGAAGTCGCCTCTAATGCATCCACTGCGGCTGAAAAGACTGACAACGCCAAAGTTGTGGCAGAATCCGGTCTGACTGTCGTTGAAGAAGTCATCACAGCTATCGGCACCGTATCGGACAGAACTGAAGCCATGCGTGAAAGCCTGCATTCTCTGGGAGAAAGGGCCCTTGGCATTGGTGAAATAATCAATGTCATCAACGATATTGCAGACCAAACAAATCTACTGGCCCTCAACGCCGCCATTGAGGCAGCCCGCGCAGGAGAAGCCGGAAGAGGGTTCTCCGTTGTGGCAGATGAAGTAAGAAAACTGGCTGAAAAGACCATGTCCGCGACAAAAGAAGTGGAAAGTACCATCGGCTCGATTCAAAAACTTACCGAAAGTAACATCGCCCACATGAATGACACGAACGAAGTTGTGTCACTGACCACTGGACTAGCTGAAAAAGCCGGGCAGGAATTGCAAGATATTGTGGAACTGGTGAACGACAGTTCGGATCGTGTACGCTCCATCGCAACAGCAAGCGAAGAGCAATCTGCCGCAAGTGAAGAAATAAATCGGGCTGCTGATGAAATAAACAGCATTTCCACGGAAACGGCTGAGGGAATGGGACAGGCAACAGAAGCCATCATGGACCTTGCCGCGCAGTCGGTACAGCTCAAAGCTTTAATCGCTTCATTGAAAAGCGAATAG
- a CDS encoding PAS domain S-box protein, which yields MDLVIVLASMALQFAAGFLALRLIIDTGRSWAWIFLAAGILGMGFRRVHTLYAMYSKDVDPSLFYESLGLAISILLFFGVFTVAPMIRDMRNGTARLAESEERYRTVAEFTHDWEYWLAPNDTYQYVSPACERITGYGPDEFFLDPELFERLIHPDDREVVLSRMASVEKMHHRMRFDCRIIARDGRVHWVAYNSMPVYSPSGLYLGVRASVREIEHRKRLENELRESRALYQGLVENSRSMVLQLDDLGLVTFVNYQVLSSLGGVEADILGKPVQDVLLGYGEEADSVALGRMDDFLTSGGRLELETAVKVSSGSTIWCQWGGSVLRDIEGMISGFVLVGLDVSNRKALDKLKENVTRVIRHDLKSPLSGIIGIPRLLQKEDNITPRQVELLKAVEDAGSLMLELLNQSINLYKLETGTYQFHIEEFDLVKLLGLIVKSVQVSQERPASIVLTMNGVTIGDDDKFLIRAEQPLVFSLFSNLVRNALEASEKESISVDLQNDGGCMVRIHNAGVVPRSIRASFFDKYVTEGKPGGTGLGTFSAKLITQAHGGEISMDSSAGSGTTITVWLPLEATFLSC from the coding sequence ATGGACCTCGTTATTGTACTCGCGTCGATGGCCTTGCAGTTTGCTGCCGGATTTTTGGCTTTGCGCCTCATTATTGATACTGGTCGCAGTTGGGCCTGGATTTTTTTGGCTGCGGGTATTTTGGGTATGGGATTTCGTCGTGTTCATACTTTGTACGCAATGTATTCAAAAGATGTCGATCCTTCGTTGTTTTACGAAAGCCTTGGGCTTGCTATTTCCATTCTTCTTTTCTTTGGCGTTTTCACGGTTGCTCCGATGATACGAGATATGCGCAACGGGACGGCTCGTTTGGCGGAAAGTGAGGAACGGTATAGAACTGTTGCCGAATTTACCCATGATTGGGAGTACTGGCTCGCGCCTAACGACACATATCAGTATGTTTCTCCGGCCTGCGAAAGAATTACTGGGTACGGCCCTGATGAATTTTTTCTTGATCCCGAGCTCTTTGAAAGGCTGATCCATCCCGATGACCGAGAGGTGGTGTTGAGTCGGATGGCTTCGGTTGAAAAGATGCATCATCGTATGCGGTTCGATTGTCGGATAATTGCAAGGGACGGACGTGTTCATTGGGTCGCATACAACAGTATGCCTGTATACTCTCCAAGTGGTTTGTATTTGGGCGTTCGTGCTTCAGTGAGAGAGATAGAACATCGTAAGCGGTTGGAAAATGAATTGCGAGAAAGTCGAGCCTTGTATCAGGGGCTGGTGGAAAACTCTCGATCCATGGTTCTCCAACTTGATGACTTGGGTTTGGTGACATTTGTGAACTATCAGGTTCTTAGCTCTTTGGGGGGTGTTGAGGCTGATATTCTTGGAAAGCCGGTTCAGGATGTCCTTTTAGGGTATGGCGAAGAGGCTGATTCTGTTGCACTTGGTCGGATGGATGACTTTTTGACTTCCGGCGGACGACTTGAATTGGAAACGGCAGTGAAAGTGTCCAGTGGAAGTACCATCTGGTGTCAGTGGGGCGGCAGTGTCCTTCGAGATATTGAAGGTATGATTAGTGGATTTGTCCTTGTTGGATTGGATGTTTCCAATCGCAAAGCTTTGGATAAGTTGAAGGAGAATGTGACACGAGTTATTCGGCATGATCTCAAATCTCCCCTTTCCGGTATTATCGGTATCCCGCGTTTGCTGCAGAAAGAAGACAACATAACTCCTCGACAGGTTGAGCTTCTTAAAGCGGTTGAAGATGCTGGGAGTCTTATGCTTGAACTGCTTAATCAATCTATTAATTTATACAAGTTGGAAACCGGGACCTATCAATTCCATATCGAGGAATTTGATCTTGTCAAATTGCTTGGCCTTATCGTGAAGTCTGTTCAAGTCAGCCAGGAACGACCAGCTAGCATAGTATTGACAATGAACGGGGTTACTATTGGGGATGACGATAAGTTTTTAATTCGCGCAGAACAGCCGCTTGTCTTTTCGCTTTTTAGCAACTTGGTGCGCAATGCTCTTGAAGCCAGTGAAAAAGAGTCGATCAGCGTGGACTTGCAAAACGATGGCGGGTGTATGGTTCGTATTCACAATGCAGGAGTGGTCCCCAGATCCATACGTGCGTCCTTTTTTGATAAATATGTTACCGAAGGAAAACCTGGCGGTACAGGACTGGGAACGTTCAGTGCGAAGCTCATCACACAAGCTCATGGTGGTGAGATATCTATGGATTCGTCAGCAGGAAGTGGGACGACGATTACAGTTTGGCTTCCTTTGGAAGCGACATTCCTTTCTTGCTAA
- a CDS encoding PAS domain S-box protein has translation MKEDHEKSKAELIAELNKLRSSVVSTDNKKYRNIVEGLPQFIFELDTAGNLRYANEYALKNYGYSPKDVIDGLHLTDIIHPDSVSQASNTVASILKGEIIQGKEYIALRKDKSTFPIKVYSQRIVEDNRTTGIRGIIVDISDMKHVEKALIKSEAYYRTLFENTGTAMTIIDSTSVIRSCNSQYERLSGYSAQEIEGEMRWSDFVPPEELERMKAYHASRTLEAHSAPDNYEFIFLARNGVRKQVHVFVGVITDTDDRVCSLIDVTERKEALHALRKSEERYELMTWGANDGLWDWDLKNNTVYYSPRYKEILGFTDEEFPNQISAWENAVHPNDAKRCIAANMECVDGKIDQFQVEFRMFHKDGSIRWILGRGGSTKDKNGTVYRLSGTHTDITKRKQAEHALRDSEERYRTIFENATDGIYQCTLEGQFLTVNTAMARYMGYDSPAEMINTINDIRQQMWVNPQDRQVFLQELAKNGTLQNYEQHIKRKDGSRIWISENARAIYNDNGDIEYYEGFLQDITTRRFNESTTKALYAISSAITITRDLSELYSAIHAIIADVIHARNFFIAQVDEIADTMRFVYFRDEKDDYIDISGISDPEKNSLSINVYRTGSPFRFSSNRPEDIAMTQKIGIIGTPPAAWLGIPLRLKGKVMGVMVVQDYSNPLQYSETDVTFMIAVSEQVAMAIERKANEETLTRLNEELESKVDQRTAELKTQTAELENANKRLRKLDEIKSALVSSISHELRTPLTSIRGFAKLCARDFTRYFHPLTENKQLQGKGERIRDNLGIIDTEGERLTRLINDFLDINRIESGKAAWHDSFLNPCDVITNATSAASGSFAAKSGVELKTDLPQASRLIHADPDKMQQVLINLLNNAYKFTLHGNVTVSLRDNGESLILSVVDTGPGIPEEELPHLFEKFHKSPLGDTISITDRGTGLGLAICKEIVEHYGGSIWVESTLGKGSSFSFSIPPVPGTETKCTT, from the coding sequence ATGAAAGAAGATCACGAAAAGTCAAAAGCGGAGCTAATAGCGGAGCTGAACAAGCTCCGCTCTTCTGTGGTGTCAACAGATAATAAAAAATACCGCAATATAGTTGAAGGCTTACCCCAATTCATTTTCGAACTCGATACCGCAGGGAATCTACGGTACGCCAACGAATATGCCCTCAAAAATTACGGATACTCCCCCAAAGACGTCATAGACGGCCTTCACTTGACAGACATCATTCACCCGGATTCAGTCAGTCAAGCCAGCAATACCGTCGCTTCTATCCTCAAGGGTGAAATCATTCAGGGCAAGGAATACATTGCTCTCCGTAAAGACAAATCAACCTTTCCCATCAAGGTCTATTCCCAGCGAATAGTCGAAGACAACCGCACGACAGGCATACGCGGCATTATCGTTGACATCTCCGACATGAAACACGTTGAAAAAGCTCTCATCAAAAGCGAGGCTTACTACCGTACGCTGTTCGAAAATACGGGTACGGCCATGACCATAATCGACTCCACTAGCGTCATCCGCAGTTGTAACTCTCAATATGAGAGACTTTCCGGCTACTCGGCCCAAGAGATTGAGGGGGAAATGCGTTGGTCGGATTTTGTTCCCCCGGAAGAGTTGGAGCGAATGAAAGCCTACCATGCTTCCCGCACGCTCGAAGCTCATTCAGCTCCCGATAACTATGAATTCATTTTCCTTGCCCGCAACGGAGTTCGAAAACAGGTCCATGTATTTGTAGGCGTTATTACGGATACAGATGATCGAGTCTGCTCTCTCATTGATGTCACGGAAAGAAAAGAAGCTCTGCACGCTTTGCGCAAAAGCGAAGAGCGATACGAACTCATGACCTGGGGGGCAAACGACGGCCTTTGGGACTGGGATTTAAAAAACAATACCGTATACTATTCTCCACGCTACAAGGAAATTCTCGGATTTACCGATGAAGAATTCCCCAACCAAATCAGTGCATGGGAAAATGCAGTCCATCCCAATGATGCAAAGCGGTGCATAGCCGCCAACATGGAATGCGTCGATGGCAAAATTGATCAATTTCAAGTAGAATTTCGCATGTTCCATAAGGATGGCTCAATCCGTTGGATACTCGGTCGAGGCGGCAGCACCAAAGATAAAAACGGCACAGTGTATCGTCTCTCTGGTACACACACCGACATCACCAAACGCAAGCAGGCTGAACACGCCCTACGCGACAGCGAAGAGCGCTACAGAACCATTTTCGAAAATGCGACAGACGGCATCTATCAATGCACCCTCGAAGGGCAATTCCTCACTGTCAACACAGCCATGGCACGTTATATGGGGTACGACAGTCCTGCAGAAATGATCAATACCATCAACGATATCCGTCAACAAATGTGGGTCAACCCGCAGGATCGACAGGTATTTCTGCAAGAACTCGCTAAAAATGGCACGCTGCAAAACTACGAGCAGCACATCAAACGCAAAGACGGATCCAGAATATGGATCTCGGAAAACGCCCGTGCGATTTATAACGATAATGGAGATATCGAATATTACGAAGGATTCCTTCAAGACATCACAACACGTCGATTCAATGAAAGCACGACAAAAGCTCTCTATGCCATTTCCTCAGCCATCACTATCACTCGTGACCTTTCTGAACTTTACAGTGCCATTCATGCCATTATTGCTGATGTTATTCATGCCCGAAACTTCTTCATCGCACAGGTCGACGAAATAGCCGACACAATGCGATTCGTTTATTTCCGCGATGAAAAAGATGATTACATAGACATCAGCGGAATCAGTGATCCAGAGAAAAACAGTTTGTCTATCAATGTATACAGAACAGGTTCCCCATTCCGTTTTTCTTCAAACCGTCCAGAAGATATTGCCATGACTCAAAAAATTGGCATCATCGGCACTCCTCCCGCAGCATGGCTCGGCATCCCGCTACGGCTGAAGGGCAAAGTGATGGGTGTCATGGTCGTACAAGATTATTCCAACCCTCTGCAATACTCGGAAACAGACGTCACCTTCATGATAGCCGTCTCAGAGCAGGTGGCCATGGCCATTGAACGCAAGGCCAACGAAGAAACCTTGACCCGCCTCAACGAAGAACTGGAATCCAAAGTCGACCAGCGAACAGCTGAACTCAAAACTCAGACCGCTGAGCTTGAAAATGCTAACAAACGACTTCGCAAGTTGGATGAAATCAAGTCAGCACTTGTTTCTTCGATCTCCCATGAACTTCGCACTCCCCTGACATCCATTCGTGGATTTGCCAAACTGTGCGCCCGCGATTTCACGCGGTACTTCCACCCACTGACAGAGAACAAACAACTTCAAGGGAAAGGCGAACGTATCCGGGATAATTTAGGAATTATCGACACAGAAGGCGAACGGCTGACTCGTCTTATCAACGATTTTCTGGATATTAATCGCATTGAATCCGGCAAAGCAGCTTGGCATGACTCCTTCCTCAATCCTTGCGATGTCATCACCAACGCAACCTCTGCGGCATCTGGTAGCTTTGCCGCCAAATCCGGAGTTGAACTCAAAACAGATTTACCACAGGCCTCGCGCCTCATTCACGCCGACCCTGACAAAATGCAACAGGTGCTTATCAACCTGCTGAATAACGCCTATAAATTCACTCTCCATGGAAACGTGACTGTTTCCCTACGAGACAATGGAGAGAGTTTGATTCTGTCTGTTGTTGATACCGGACCGGGTATTCCTGAAGAAGAATTGCCCCATTTGTTCGAAAAATTCCATAAATCGCCCTTGGGAGACACCATTAGCATCACGGACAGAGGAACAGGGCTGGGGCTTGCCATTTGTAAAGAAATCGTGGAGCACTACGGCGGCTCAATCTGGGTGGAATCAACTCTCGGAAAAGGCAGCTCCTTTTCCTTTTCAATTCCACCGGTTCCCGGAACAGAAACAAAATGCACCACGTAA
- a CDS encoding DEAD/DEAH box helicase codes for MSSFKELGLSAATLTALESKGFTKPTPIQALTIPMLLDGSVDIVGQAQTGTGKTAAFGLPVIEAAQEKVRHVQSLILTPTRELAIQVADEINSLKGQKRIRVLPVYGGQAIHMQLKALKQGVDVVVGTPGRIMDHLKRRTLHIDNLDFFILDEADEMCNMGFVDDVREILASANEDRRTLLFSATMPREVMRIAKEFMGDFEVVSVKPEKSDIPLTRQIFHEMADSDRFEALCRVIDAQPDFYGLVFTRTRADADRVAARLTQRGYPSEPIHGDLSQGQREKILASFRRKKATILVATDVAARGIDVPDLTHVVNFALPQDPQTYVHRTGRTGRAGKQGVAITLIAPNEFRRLMFISKSSGIEIKKEKLPRIEDVIYSKKSRVVSELNAIMEAEGHSNYLDMARELMAEKDAAEVVAALLKNTFGDELIASSYREIDIAGPGSGSRGQSGRADLVCALGRAHGMGPKEFVEFVAQSAHIKPWSIQHVRVQGNKTTFTVPNHEADKVMNKVNSRDGKPLITRGEFKKKPSYRRDFHKKGGQRPGKRPYMNRGRKKD; via the coding sequence ATGTCCAGTTTCAAGGAACTGGGGCTGTCGGCTGCCACGCTGACCGCTCTGGAATCCAAAGGGTTTACTAAACCCACCCCCATTCAGGCCCTGACTATCCCCATGCTGCTCGACGGCTCTGTGGATATCGTGGGCCAGGCCCAGACCGGAACCGGCAAGACTGCCGCTTTCGGCCTCCCCGTCATCGAAGCCGCCCAGGAAAAAGTGCGTCACGTCCAGTCACTCATCCTGACCCCCACCCGCGAACTCGCTATTCAGGTGGCCGATGAAATTAATTCACTCAAAGGTCAAAAACGCATCCGAGTTCTGCCTGTCTATGGTGGACAGGCTATTCACATGCAGCTGAAAGCCTTGAAGCAAGGCGTTGATGTTGTGGTGGGCACACCGGGCCGTATCATGGATCATCTTAAACGCCGCACTCTGCACATCGACAATCTCGATTTCTTCATTCTCGATGAAGCAGACGAGATGTGCAACATGGGCTTTGTGGACGACGTTCGAGAAATTCTCGCTTCCGCCAATGAAGATCGTCGCACCCTGCTCTTTTCGGCAACCATGCCCCGCGAGGTCATGCGTATTGCCAAGGAATTCATGGGCGATTTTGAAGTCGTCTCAGTGAAACCTGAAAAAAGTGACATTCCGCTCACTCGACAGATTTTCCATGAAATGGCCGACTCTGACCGCTTTGAGGCCCTATGCAGGGTCATCGACGCCCAGCCGGATTTCTACGGTCTGGTCTTCACACGCACTCGCGCCGATGCAGATCGGGTAGCTGCCCGACTGACTCAACGGGGCTACCCTTCCGAACCGATTCACGGAGACCTTTCGCAGGGCCAACGTGAAAAGATTCTGGCAAGCTTCCGCAGAAAAAAGGCAACCATCCTTGTGGCAACAGATGTCGCGGCACGTGGTATTGACGTGCCTGACCTGACACACGTGGTCAACTTTGCGCTGCCTCAAGACCCTCAGACATACGTGCACCGCACCGGACGAACAGGTCGTGCAGGGAAACAGGGCGTGGCCATCACTCTGATCGCACCCAATGAATTCCGCCGTCTGATGTTCATTTCCAAAAGCTCTGGCATTGAGATCAAAAAAGAAAAATTGCCGCGCATCGAAGACGTCATCTATTCCAAAAAAAGCCGCGTGGTTTCCGAGCTGAACGCAATCATGGAAGCTGAAGGCCATAGCAACTACTTGGACATGGCTCGTGAACTCATGGCTGAAAAAGATGCCGCCGAAGTTGTAGCCGCACTGCTCAAAAACACCTTTGGTGACGAGTTGATTGCATCAAGCTACCGTGAAATCGACATTGCTGGCCCTGGTTCAGGTTCTCGTGGTCAATCAGGACGCGCCGATCTCGTCTGTGCATTGGGTCGCGCCCACGGCATGGGGCCAAAAGAATTTGTTGAATTCGTTGCCCAGTCCGCTCATATTAAGCCCTGGTCCATTCAGCATGTTCGCGTACAAGGCAACAAAACCACATTCACTGTCCCCAATCATGAAGCAGACAAGGTCATGAACAAGGTCAACAGCAGAGATGGCAAACCGCTCATTACACGTGGTGAATTCAAAAAGAAACCATCCTACCGCCGTGACTTCCATAAAAAAGGTGGACAACGTCCCGGTAAACGGCCCTACATGAATCGGGGCAGGAAAAAAGACTAA
- the infA gene encoding translation initiation factor IF-1: MAKEEGIVVQGTVEEALPNAMFRVELENGHTVLAHISGKMRKFRIRVMPGDTVTVELSPYDLTRGRITFRPR; this comes from the coding sequence ATGGCTAAAGAAGAAGGAATCGTCGTTCAAGGCACCGTAGAAGAGGCCTTGCCCAACGCCATGTTCCGCGTTGAACTTGAGAACGGTCACACCGTACTGGCACATATTTCTGGCAAAATGCGTAAATTCCGCATCCGTGTCATGCCCGGCGACACTGTCACCGTGGAACTTTCTCCGTACGATCTCACCCGCGGCAGAATCACCTTCCGCCCCCGGTAG
- a CDS encoding RNA-binding protein, giving the protein MAKNIYVGNLPWSSTEEDVRAAFEAYGEVVSVKLINDRETGRPRGFGFVEMEDQGALEAIESLDGSDFGGRNIKVNEARPRPERPRW; this is encoded by the coding sequence ATGGCTAAGAACATTTATGTGGGCAATCTGCCCTGGAGTTCCACGGAAGAGGATGTACGCGCAGCGTTTGAAGCATACGGTGAAGTAGTCTCCGTTAAATTGATAAATGACCGTGAGACCGGTCGCCCTCGTGGCTTTGGTTTCGTGGAAATGGAAGATCAGGGTGCCCTTGAAGCTATCGAAAGCTTGGACGGTTCTGATTTTGGTGGCCGTAACATCAAAGTCAACGAAGCTCGTCCCCGCCCCGAACGTCCGCGTTGGTAG
- a CDS encoding exo-alpha-sialidase — protein MPSLSEDPTRHVVIDRRPGRYIAFPDVIRTGENSLVVAYNEADRHVRPTSRVLVVKTSRDNGRTWSEPTYLDSPASHCPRLYMASDNELIISDSSRIFHRSHDNGHSWTPFPATGLTHDMHDRIMDLGYNIFLTTGHRHLGNQEHPAIRQPPTQQMVFRSEDRGLNWTSHSILAEHRNLVLCEASMTQLPDGRILALMRENSFVFEPMYCSISNDNGASWSVPVDTPLMGHRPTMGLLPDGRLLVTYRNVGPDWGTSAWIGTMDELMSGFKVHGLAADPGNPTFTRDGMRIHNTPGSDSVVRYALRPITDPRTATATLEAEVKVDTADANGCGIRFGIWWRLTSEHITPDVNEASPIRLPAGQFNHLCFHYTDGTVTLHVNGTKTVTISVDPDHAETRPIMFGAPYPFEDNGVDCTWRSMALNIMELAHERKYNWQWKADEGLPDRWVQSHILELRNDRHAAAPDFGYSGWTMLKDKTFFCAYHHGGGTEEGYEPLHSSHIAGTWFTLDDFITD, from the coding sequence ATGCCCAGTCTGTCCGAGGACCCCACCCGCCACGTGGTCATCGACCGCAGGCCGGGCCGATATATCGCCTTTCCTGATGTCATCCGTACTGGCGAGAACTCACTGGTCGTCGCTTACAACGAAGCTGACAGACATGTCCGACCAACCAGCCGTGTCCTTGTGGTCAAAACAAGCCGGGACAACGGCAGAACGTGGTCTGAACCGACGTATCTGGACTCGCCAGCAAGCCACTGCCCTCGCCTGTATATGGCATCAGACAACGAACTGATTATTTCGGACAGTTCCCGCATCTTTCATCGCAGCCACGACAATGGGCATTCATGGACTCCGTTCCCGGCAACCGGTTTGACTCACGACATGCATGACCGAATTATGGATCTCGGTTACAATATTTTTTTGACCACGGGCCATCGTCATCTCGGCAACCAAGAGCATCCCGCCATTCGTCAACCTCCGACACAACAAATGGTCTTCCGTTCTGAAGATCGTGGCCTCAACTGGACTTCACATTCCATCCTTGCCGAGCATCGTAATCTGGTCCTATGTGAAGCATCCATGACCCAATTGCCGGATGGACGCATTCTCGCTCTCATGCGGGAAAACAGTTTCGTTTTTGAACCAATGTATTGTTCAATCAGTAATGATAACGGCGCATCATGGTCCGTACCAGTCGATACGCCACTCATGGGTCATCGACCAACCATGGGACTACTTCCTGACGGACGACTTCTTGTCACCTATCGAAATGTGGGGCCAGACTGGGGCACCTCCGCCTGGATCGGCACCATGGATGAACTGATGTCAGGCTTCAAAGTCCATGGACTCGCAGCAGATCCGGGCAACCCGACATTCACGCGGGATGGCATGCGTATTCACAACACACCGGGCAGCGACTCAGTTGTTCGCTATGCACTCCGCCCCATAACTGATCCTCGCACGGCCACCGCAACATTAGAAGCCGAAGTCAAAGTCGATACGGCTGACGCCAATGGTTGTGGTATTCGCTTTGGCATATGGTGGCGACTCACATCGGAACATATCACCCCGGATGTAAATGAAGCCTCTCCCATTCGCCTTCCTGCAGGACAATTCAACCACCTTTGCTTCCATTACACCGACGGGACCGTAACTTTGCACGTCAACGGCACAAAAACAGTGACTATTTCTGTTGACCCGGATCACGCTGAAACACGGCCTATCATGTTCGGCGCCCCCTATCCTTTCGAAGACAACGGCGTTGACTGTACATGGCGAAGTATGGCCCTGAATATCATGGAACTCGCACACGAAAGGAAATATAATTGGCAATGGAAGGCTGATGAAGGATTGCCTGACCGCTGGGTACAAAGCCATATTCTGGAATTACGCAATGATCGGCACGCGGCAGCACCGGATTTCGGATATTCCGGTTGGACCATGCTCAAAGACAAAACATTTTTTTGTGCCTATCACCACGGCGGTGGAACCGAAGAGGGATATGAACCGCTTCATTCGAGCCACATCGCCGGGACATGGTTCACGCTGGACGACTTTATAACGGACTGA